A genomic stretch from Primulina huaijiensis isolate GDHJ02 chromosome 14, ASM1229523v2, whole genome shotgun sequence includes:
- the LOC140957289 gene encoding uncharacterized protein isoform X2, which yields MSESKQGFWDVLARKAKAVLDDDIVVQRHETAVGTTVQTSDRTKTGQYHNGYNSPENRRKTDNPSLHKGLDRIASSLNFIGGTIGNALEEGITAVENRTAGIIQETRKIQIRKKSGNLVSRNQDSSLGSLQQQPVMQTRVQPQTHTDLETQLKASRDVAMAMAAKAKLLLRELKTIKADLAFAKERCGQLEEENRVLRESRDKGGNPEDDDLIRLQLETLLAEKARLTQENSIYARENRFLREIVEYHQLTMQDVVYLDEGSEEVTEVYPINVTTPTSMQSIFTTPSLPPTPTIPQGAVTVTTDNLSPVSSLKEPYTIVNPVNPYIQTTTEDLRRH from the exons ATGAGTGAATCTAAACAAGGATTCTGGGATGTTCTGGCCCGGAAAGCTAAAGCAGTTCTTGATGATGATATTGTAGTTCAACGACATGAAACAGCTGTAGGAACTACAGTCCAGACATCTGATAGAACCAAAACGGGGCAG TACCATAATGGATACAACTCTCCAGAAAACCGTCGAAAAACTGACAACCCTTCTCTGCACAAAGGACTAGATAGAATTGCATCATCGCTTAATTTTATTGGTGGTACAATTGGTAATGCTCTTGAG GAAGGTATCACTGCTGTTGAAAACCGTACTGCAGGCATAATTCAAGAAACTCGTAAAATTCAAATAAGGAAAAAGAGTGGTAACCTTGTATCACGGAATCAGGATTCAAGTCTTGGTAGCTTGCAGCAACAACCTGTGATGCAGACTCGTGTGCAGCCTCAGACACACACTGATTTGGAAACACAACTGAAAGCTTCTCGAGAC gTTGCTATGGCGATGGCTGCCAAAGCGAAACTTCTTCTGCGAGAACTGAAGACAATTAAGGCTGACCTGGCTTTTGCGAAGGAGCGCTGTGGTCAGCTGGAAGAAGAAAACCGGGTTCTCAGGGAGAGCCGTGACAAAGGTGGCAATCCAGAAGATGATGATTTG ATAAGGCTTCAACTTGAGACCCTTTTGGCCGAGAAAGCTcgactcacacaagagaattcaaTCTATGCACGGGAGAATCGTTTCTTGAGGGAAATTGTCGAGTACCACCAACTCACCATGCAGGATGTTGTGTACCTGGATGAAGGCAGCGAAGAGGTGACCGAGGTTTACCCCATCAATGTAACTACACCCACCAGCATGCAATCCATTTTCACTACCCCTTCTCTTCCCCCAACTCCCACGATTCCGCAGGGAGCAGTCACGGTAACAACTGATAATTTATCTCCTGTTTCTTCCCTGAAAGAGCCTTATACAATTGTCAATCCAGTGAACCCTTACATCCAAACGACAACAGAAGATTTACGAAGGCATTAG
- the LOC140957412 gene encoding uncharacterized protein has protein sequence MQIAYLCIILCFQVVAAWSSRELDSLLQEYAFEALVRPRTGVVYDAKVPSNFSGIGVAALRLRSGSLRRKGVERYKEFRIPVDVIEQPYVERLVLVYHNLANWSGLYYPLPGYNFLTPVLGLLAYDATDLSAKNLSELDFRANGDPISIGFSNVRSGLKGSLPKCVSFGLDGSVGFDNVVNGNTCLTRNQGHFSIVVESLAAPPAPSPEGGAPGGSGGKRRKKKVWIIVGSVVGGLIALVFLSMLFFCVRKCRRRKEILRMERAADTGVNLPMTTVGTTKAPVASQTRTRPMLENEFVP, from the coding sequence ATGCAAATTGCATATCTTTGCATAATCCTCTGTTTTCAAGTGGTCGCTGCTTGGTCAAGTAGAGAACTTGATTCTCTGCTTCAAGAATATGCTTTCGAGGCTTTAGTCAGGCCTAGAACTGGTGTTGTTTATGATGCAAAAGTGCCCTCCAACTTCTCCGGCATTGGAGTGGCGGCGCTGCGACTGAGGAGCGGCAGCCTGCGGCGGAAAGGGGTGGAAAGGTACAAAGAGTTCCGGATTCCTGTTGATGTCATAGAGCAGCCTTATGTCGAGAGGCTTGTCTTAGTGTACCATAATTTGGCAAATTGGTCAGGTTTATACTATCCTTTGCCTGGTTACAACTTTTTAACCCCAGTTTTAGGACTTTTAGCATATGATGCCACTGATTTATCTGCCAAAAATTTATCCGAACTCGATTTTCGGGCTAATGGCGATCCGATTTCAATTGGGTTTTCGAATGTGCGATCTGGGTTGAAGGGATCTTTACCAAAATGTGTCTCTTTTGGTTTAGATGGCTCGGTTGGATTCGACAATGTGGTTAATGGAAACACGTGTTTGACTAGAAACCAGGGCCACTTCTCGATTGTAGTGGAGTCACTAGCTGCTCCTCCGGCACCATCTCCGGAAGGAGGCGCCCCTGGAGGCAGTGGTGGAAAGAGGAGGAAGAAAAAGGTGTGGATCATTGTCGGTTCTGTGGTTGGAGGACTAATAGCTTTAGTTTTCTTGTCTATGCTATTCTTTTGTGTGAGAAAATGTAGGCGTAGAAAAGAGATTCTCCGAATGGAGAGGGCGGCTGACACGGGTGTAAATTTGCCTATGACGACGGTGGGGACGACGAAGGCGCCGGTGGCGTCCCAGACTCGGACTAGGCCGATGCTGGAGAATGAATTTGTTCCTTGA
- the LOC140956925 gene encoding bifunctional bis(5'-adenosyl)-triphosphatase/adenylylsulfatase FHIT isoform X1, with product MLKPLPLFSSLKFVAPFLHLQQPPTPPRFLLHSPAATLTRVPSNFARASSSFMQPPTEASMDSESYMFGTYKIDPREVFYSTQLSYALVNLRPLVPGHVLVCPRREVKRFLDLSADETSDIWLTAQKVGSQLESYHNASSLTFAIQDGPQAGQTVPHVHIHVLPRKSGDFEKNDEIYDAIDLKEKELKQKLDLDKERKDRSIAEMTDEADEYRKLFL from the exons ATGTTAAAGCCGTTGCCTTTGTTCTCTTCCCTTAAATTTGTCGCACCATTTCTACATTTACAACAGCCCCCCACACCCCCGAGGTTTCTCCTTCATTCTCCAGCTGCGACTCTCACCAGGGTTCCCTCTAATTTCGCCAGAGCTTCCTCTTCCTTCATGCAACCGCCTActgaggcaagt ATGGATTCTGAGAGTTACATGTTTGGCACATACAAAATCGACCCACGGGAAGTGTTCTACTCAACTCAACTTTCATATGCTTTGGTCAATCTCCGCCCTCTCGTTCCTGGT CACGTGCTTGTCTGCCCGAGGCGTGAAGTCAAACGCTTTCTTGATCTTAGTGCTGATGAGACCAGTGATATATGGCTCACAGCACAGAAGGTGGGGAGCCAACTTGAGTCCTACCACAATGCATCTTCACTTACATTTGCAATCCAA GATGGACCTCAGGCTGGACAGACTGTTCCACACGTTCATATTCATGTACTTCCCCGCAAAAGTGGCGATTTTGAAAAAAACGATGAGATCTACGATGCT ATTGATTTGAAGGAGAAGGAACTGAAGCAGAAGCTTGATCTTGACAAAGAGAGGAAAGACAGAAGCATAGCAGAAATGACTGACGAGGCAGACGAATACAGAAAGCTTTTTCTTTGA
- the LOC140957181 gene encoding agamous-like MADS-box protein AGL62 produces MEKLNGRKKLTMGRRKIEIKKIQKKASLQVTFTKRRTGLFKKASELCILCGSELSIIVQSPAKKFYAFHSPSAESTRHRFDMGVGFISNYTSHIDDARTEYEEAVRMLEEKKKEVIGTATNLEIKESEFWWDQQIEGMDLQELEGYLESLESLRNNVSSRIEEMDRHLY; encoded by the coding sequence ATGGAGAAGCTGAATGGGAGGAAGAAACTCACAATGGGTCGTCGCAAGattgagataaaaaaaatacagaaaaaaGCAAGCTTGCAAGTCACGTTCACCAAAAGACGAACAGGGCTATTCAAAAAGGCCAGTGAATTATGCATTCTGTGCGGTTCGGAACTCTCCATTATCGTACAATCTCCGGCGAAGAAGTTTTACGCATTCCACAGTCCATCTGCGGAATCCACGCGTCACAGATTCGATATGGGAGTTGGTTTTATTAGTAATTATACCAGTCATATAGATGATGCCAGAACTGAGTACGAGGAGGCGGTTAGAATGTTGGAAGAAAAGAAGAAGGAAGTGATTGGTACTGCCACGAATCTTGAAATCAAGGAGAGTGAATTCTGGTGGGATCAGCAAATTGAAGGGATGGATCTGCAAGAACTTGAGGGATATTTGGAAAGTTTAGAATCTTTGAGGAATAACGTTTCGTCCAGAATTGAAGAGATGGACCGTCATCTATATTAG
- the LOC140957664 gene encoding NAD(P)H-quinone oxidoreductase subunit N, chloroplastic, whose translation MAAAACSFQGSSLLPSISHTTRKQYLPKSHKISKSATFGSNASSPRRKSITKCNIGLQDFIGGDLVKLDLGQWLEDVEEHKALAIYSPHEGGYEGRYLNRLRYKGYHFLDLSARGLGDPETTLIKFHPVCPAHLGKQPIARWWFPPEVDYRLSLLPPNAKGLVVWIIEAKVLSKAELQFLAILPSLRPRVKVIAECGNWRKFVWKPLKEIAGLSAQEL comes from the exons ATGGCTGCTGCAGCCTGTTCATTTCAAGGATCATCACTTCTCCCTTCAATAAGCCATACCACCCGAAAACAATATCTCCCGAAATCCCACAAGATCAGCAAATCCGCAACATTTGGAAGCAATGCATCGTCACCCAGGAGGAAGTCAATAACAAAGTGCAACATAGGTCTGCAAGATTTCATCGGAGGAGACCTGGTGAAGCTTGACTTAGGACAATGGTTGGAGGACGTGGAGGAGCACAAGGCGCTGGCCATATACTCGCCTCACGAGGGTGGATACGAGGGGCGGTACCTCAATCGTCTGCGCTACAAAGGGTATCATTTCTTGGACCTGTCCGCACGAGGCCTAGGCGATCCCGAGACCACCCTCATCAAGTTCCATCCAGTTTGTCCc GCTCATTTGGGAAAGCAGCCAATAGCAAGGTGGTGGTTTCCTCCGGAAGTTGATTATAGACTCTCTTTGCTCCCTCCCAATGCCAAAGGGCTAGTGGTTTGGATCATTGAAGCCAAG GTTTTATCCAAGGCGGAGCTGCAATTTCTTGCAATACTTCCCTCACTAAGACCCAGAGTCAAAGTGATTGCAGAATGTGGCAACTG GAGAAAGTTTGTGTGGAAACCACTCAAAGAAATTGCGGGATTGTCGGCGCAAGAACTGTAA
- the LOC140956925 gene encoding bifunctional bis(5'-adenosyl)-triphosphatase/adenylylsulfatase FHIT isoform X3 — MLKPLPLFSSLKFVAPFLHLQQPPTPPRFLLHSPAATLTRVPSNFARASSSFMQPPTEASMDSESYMFGTYKIDPREVFYSTQLSYALVNLRPLVPGHVLVCPRREVKRFLDLSADETSDIWLTAQKVGSQLESYHNASSLTFAIQDGPQAGQTVPHVHIHVLPRKSGDFEKNDEIYDAEKELKQKLDLDKERKDRSIAEMTDEADEYRKLFL; from the exons ATGTTAAAGCCGTTGCCTTTGTTCTCTTCCCTTAAATTTGTCGCACCATTTCTACATTTACAACAGCCCCCCACACCCCCGAGGTTTCTCCTTCATTCTCCAGCTGCGACTCTCACCAGGGTTCCCTCTAATTTCGCCAGAGCTTCCTCTTCCTTCATGCAACCGCCTActgaggcaagt ATGGATTCTGAGAGTTACATGTTTGGCACATACAAAATCGACCCACGGGAAGTGTTCTACTCAACTCAACTTTCATATGCTTTGGTCAATCTCCGCCCTCTCGTTCCTGGT CACGTGCTTGTCTGCCCGAGGCGTGAAGTCAAACGCTTTCTTGATCTTAGTGCTGATGAGACCAGTGATATATGGCTCACAGCACAGAAGGTGGGGAGCCAACTTGAGTCCTACCACAATGCATCTTCACTTACATTTGCAATCCAA GATGGACCTCAGGCTGGACAGACTGTTCCACACGTTCATATTCATGTACTTCCCCGCAAAAGTGGCGATTTTGAAAAAAACGATGAGATCTACGATGCT GAGAAGGAACTGAAGCAGAAGCTTGATCTTGACAAAGAGAGGAAAGACAGAAGCATAGCAGAAATGACTGACGAGGCAGACGAATACAGAAAGCTTTTTCTTTGA
- the LOC140956926 gene encoding large ribosomal subunit protein bL17c-like, with product MASCTWNLCSLRAAIPSVHASSPGPSVCFPNGSTQSRLRLSKPRPAPRPLNAFVGLAPLHPLLSSQDSTNFDHSFTVVDNGGRVSAMRHGRRVPKLNRPPDQRRALLRGLTTQLLKHGRIKTTRARASAVRKYVDKMITLAKDGSLHKRRQALGFIYEKQIVHALFAEVPDRYNEREGGYTRIIRTLPRRGDNAPMAYIELV from the exons ATGGCGTCTTGTACCTGGAATCTCTGTTCACTTCGGGCTGCAATCCCTTCTGTTCACGCCTCTTCTCCGGGTCCTTCCGTCTGCTTTCCAAACGGGTCCACCCAATCTCGCCTCAGGCTATCCAAGCCCAGACCCGCCCCGAGACCTCTCAACGCTTTTGTGGGTCTCGCCCCTTTGCACCCCCTTCTCTCTTCCCAAG ATTCTACAAATTTTGACCATTCTTTCACCGTGGTTGACAATGGTGGGCGAGTTTCCGCCATGAGACATGGGAGGAGGGTGCCAAAACTTAACCGGCCACCTGACCAGCGTCGTGCTCTTTTACGAGGCTTGACAACTCAACTTCTGAAACATGGCCGTATAAAAACAACAAGAGCCAGGGCTAGTGCAGTGAGAAAATATGTCGACAAAATGATCACTCTGGCAAAGGACGGTTCTCTACACAAGAGAAGGCaagcccttggcttcatctacGAAAAACAAATTGTTCATGCTTTGTTTGCGGAGGTTCCAGACAGATACAATGAAAGAGAGGGAGGTTATACAAGGATAATCCGAACTTTACCCAGACGGGGGGACAATGCACCTATGGCCTATATTGAGCTTGTCTGA
- the LOC140957289 gene encoding uncharacterized protein isoform X1, with protein sequence MAYRRRQQGGRPGAFSSSDDYDSALPPQNAVADGRSSSNSSASSLATKAIRASAAYRDSSLPSAYEQSALSSPRDFSSSSSKDSTIYTEKANMSESKQGFWDVLARKAKAVLDDDIVVQRHETAVGTTVQTSDRTKTGQYHNGYNSPENRRKTDNPSLHKGLDRIASSLNFIGGTIGNALEEGITAVENRTAGIIQETRKIQIRKKSGNLVSRNQDSSLGSLQQQPVMQTRVQPQTHTDLETQLKASRDVAMAMAAKAKLLLRELKTIKADLAFAKERCGQLEEENRVLRESRDKGGNPEDDDLIRLQLETLLAEKARLTQENSIYARENRFLREIVEYHQLTMQDVVYLDEGSEEVTEVYPINVTTPTSMQSIFTTPSLPPTPTIPQGAVTVTTDNLSPVSSLKEPYTIVNPVNPYIQTTTEDLRRH encoded by the exons ATGGCTTATAGGAGGAGGCAGCAAGGTGGGAGGCCTGGTGCCTTCTCTTCAAGCGACGATTATGATTCCGCGCTTCCGCCGCAGAATGCGGTGGCAGACGGCAGATCTTCATCGAATTCCTCAGCCTCCTCGCTGGCCACGAAAGCGATCAGAGCTTCGGCGGCTTACAGAGATTCTTCGCTGCCTTCCGCCTACGAACAATCCGCTCTCTCCTCTCCACGCGACTTCTCATCTTCCTCTTCTAAG GATTCAACCATCTATACAGAAAAGGCGAACATGAGTGAATCTAAACAAGGATTCTGGGATGTTCTGGCCCGGAAAGCTAAAGCAGTTCTTGATGATGATATTGTAGTTCAACGACATGAAACAGCTGTAGGAACTACAGTCCAGACATCTGATAGAACCAAAACGGGGCAG TACCATAATGGATACAACTCTCCAGAAAACCGTCGAAAAACTGACAACCCTTCTCTGCACAAAGGACTAGATAGAATTGCATCATCGCTTAATTTTATTGGTGGTACAATTGGTAATGCTCTTGAG GAAGGTATCACTGCTGTTGAAAACCGTACTGCAGGCATAATTCAAGAAACTCGTAAAATTCAAATAAGGAAAAAGAGTGGTAACCTTGTATCACGGAATCAGGATTCAAGTCTTGGTAGCTTGCAGCAACAACCTGTGATGCAGACTCGTGTGCAGCCTCAGACACACACTGATTTGGAAACACAACTGAAAGCTTCTCGAGAC gTTGCTATGGCGATGGCTGCCAAAGCGAAACTTCTTCTGCGAGAACTGAAGACAATTAAGGCTGACCTGGCTTTTGCGAAGGAGCGCTGTGGTCAGCTGGAAGAAGAAAACCGGGTTCTCAGGGAGAGCCGTGACAAAGGTGGCAATCCAGAAGATGATGATTTG ATAAGGCTTCAACTTGAGACCCTTTTGGCCGAGAAAGCTcgactcacacaagagaattcaaTCTATGCACGGGAGAATCGTTTCTTGAGGGAAATTGTCGAGTACCACCAACTCACCATGCAGGATGTTGTGTACCTGGATGAAGGCAGCGAAGAGGTGACCGAGGTTTACCCCATCAATGTAACTACACCCACCAGCATGCAATCCATTTTCACTACCCCTTCTCTTCCCCCAACTCCCACGATTCCGCAGGGAGCAGTCACGGTAACAACTGATAATTTATCTCCTGTTTCTTCCCTGAAAGAGCCTTATACAATTGTCAATCCAGTGAACCCTTACATCCAAACGACAACAGAAGATTTACGAAGGCATTAG
- the LOC140956557 gene encoding calcium uniporter protein 5, mitochondrial-like, translated as MWRTTTCSNLLKWAFDSAIRASRLRPVSHFSNHHTKLTGSSFYRFCSSAVSGGGSVNDDNYGGETTMTYAEAKRLMRLVNVESLKEKLGLKNKEVITYTELLRACESLGVAKSADEAAAFARVLDEAGVVLLFRDKVYLHPDKVVDLVRRAVPLALLPEDDPCKDELKKLQEKKEEIDMLADKQVRRILWSGLGLAVVQVGFFFRLTFWEFSWDVMEPIAFFTTTTGIIIGYTYFLITSRDPSYQDILKRLFLSRQRKLIKKHKFDIQRFLELQNKCKMPVDSRASIKRRTGVEVEPEDLLHGH; from the exons atgtGGAGAACAACTACCTGCTCAAATCTACTGAAATGGGCATTTGATTCAGCCATACGGGCCTCCAGGCTCAGACCCGTTTCCCATTTCAGCAATCATCACACCAAGTTAACGGGTTCGTCGTTTTACCGATTTTGTAGCTCCGCCGTGAGCGGCGGCGGCAGTGTAAATGATGACAATTATGGTGGTGAAACTACGATGACTTATGCAGAGGCGAAGAGGCTGATGAGGCTGGTGAATGTGGAGTCGTTGAAGGAGAAGCTTGGTTTGAAGAACAAGGAGGTGATCACCTACACAGAGCTGTTGCGAGCCTGTGAGAGCTTGGGTGTCGCCAAGTCGGCGGATGAAGCCGCTGCGTTTGCTCGGGTTTTGGACGAGGCCGGTGTCGTTTTGCTGTTCCGGGACAAAGTTTATCTTCATCCAGATAAG GTGGTAGATCTGGTTCGGAGGGCAGTTCCTCTTGCTCTTTTACCCGAGGACGACCCATGTAAGGATGAGCTCAAGAAGCTGCAGGAGAAGAAGGAAGAAATCGACATGCTAGCAGACAAGCAAGTACGCCGCATTTTGTGGAGTGGATTGGGGCTTGCTGTGGTGCAGGTCGGGTTTTTCTTTCGACTAACATTCTGGGAATTTTCTTGGGATGTGATggaaccaattgcatttttcaCTACCACCACCGGAATTATAATAGGCTATACTTATTTTCTGATAACTTCAAGAGATCCGAGTTACCAAGATATACTGAAAAGACTCTTCCTTTCAAGGCAGAGGAAGCTCATAAAGAAGCATAAATTTGATATTCAGAGGTTTTTGGAGTTGCAGAATAAATGCAAAATGCCAGTCGATTCACGTGCATCCATCAAAAGGCGAACAGGGGTGGAAGTGGAACCGGAGGACCTTTTACACGGTCACTGA
- the LOC140956925 gene encoding bifunctional bis(5'-adenosyl)-triphosphatase/adenylylsulfatase FHIT isoform X2, whose product MLKPLPLFSSLKFVAPFLHLQQPPTPPRFLLHSPAATLTRVPSNFARASSSFMQPPTEMDSESYMFGTYKIDPREVFYSTQLSYALVNLRPLVPGHVLVCPRREVKRFLDLSADETSDIWLTAQKVGSQLESYHNASSLTFAIQDGPQAGQTVPHVHIHVLPRKSGDFEKNDEIYDAIDLKEKELKQKLDLDKERKDRSIAEMTDEADEYRKLFL is encoded by the exons ATGTTAAAGCCGTTGCCTTTGTTCTCTTCCCTTAAATTTGTCGCACCATTTCTACATTTACAACAGCCCCCCACACCCCCGAGGTTTCTCCTTCATTCTCCAGCTGCGACTCTCACCAGGGTTCCCTCTAATTTCGCCAGAGCTTCCTCTTCCTTCATGCAACCGCCTActgag ATGGATTCTGAGAGTTACATGTTTGGCACATACAAAATCGACCCACGGGAAGTGTTCTACTCAACTCAACTTTCATATGCTTTGGTCAATCTCCGCCCTCTCGTTCCTGGT CACGTGCTTGTCTGCCCGAGGCGTGAAGTCAAACGCTTTCTTGATCTTAGTGCTGATGAGACCAGTGATATATGGCTCACAGCACAGAAGGTGGGGAGCCAACTTGAGTCCTACCACAATGCATCTTCACTTACATTTGCAATCCAA GATGGACCTCAGGCTGGACAGACTGTTCCACACGTTCATATTCATGTACTTCCCCGCAAAAGTGGCGATTTTGAAAAAAACGATGAGATCTACGATGCT ATTGATTTGAAGGAGAAGGAACTGAAGCAGAAGCTTGATCTTGACAAAGAGAGGAAAGACAGAAGCATAGCAGAAATGACTGACGAGGCAGACGAATACAGAAAGCTTTTTCTTTGA
- the LOC140957665 gene encoding protein YCF54, chloroplastic, giving the protein MFGCTTLNLGCLGGVMLNAPAHNPCKPFLIPSTKPLPLLNSSKPIGSWKSSISVKTAAAAVDSSDPTETEEQAEKKKTYHFLVANAKFMLDEEEHFKELLAERLRLYGERDKEQDFWLVTEPKFLDNFPNITKRLKRPAVALVSTDGTWIKFMKLRLDRVLQDSFEAENLGEALASNPVNLEFEKPENWTAPYPKYEYGWWEPFLPPKT; this is encoded by the exons ATGTTCGGTTGTACTACACTAAATCTGGGTTGTTTAGGTGGCGTGATGCTGAACGCTCCCGCCCACAACCCCTGCAAACCTTTCTTAATCCCTTCAACGAAACCGCTGCCATTGTTGAATTCCTCGAAACCCATCGGCAGCTGGAAATCGAGCATTTCAGTGAAAACGGCTGCGGCTGCGGTTGATTCCTCTGATCCCACTGAAACG GAAGAACAAGCTGAgaagaaaaaaacatatcatTTTCTTGTGGCCAATGCCAAATTCATGTTGGATGAGGAAGAGCACTTCAAGGAACTTCTAGCTGAGCGTCTTAGGCTTTATGGGGAGAGGGACAAAGAGCAAGACTTTTGGCTTGTGACAGAACCTAAATTCTTGGATAACTTCCCCAATATTACCAAGAGACTCAAGAGACCTGCTGTTGCTCTTGTTTCAACCGATGGCACATGGATTAA GTTCATGAAGTTAAGACTGGACCGCGTGTTGCAAGATAGCTTCGAAGCTGAGAATTTAGGAGAAGCTCTGGCTTCAAATCCTGTAAATCTCGAGTTTGAAAAGCCTGAAAATTGGACAGCTCCTTATCCCAAATATGAATATGGGTGGTGGGAGCCGTTCCTTCCCCCAAAGACATAG